AAAAAATCACCCCAAACCCCCTACAAGATTTGGGTATAACCCGCCCCTACAGAGATCTGTAGCGCAAATAAATAGATTTGATATAACTATATAACTGATTCACCGTAAAGGAAAATAACCCCTGGGAGTAATCATCCATTGACCTTGGGTTCGGGTCGTGGGATTACCGATGAGGACGGTGGTTAACATATCAATGTCGAGTTGGGCAAAGTCTTCTAATGTGGTGAGGGTAATTTGCTCGTTTTCCCGATAGGCACAGCGTACAAGAGCGACGGGGGTTTGGGGATGACGATATTGGAGGAAGATGTCTTGCGATCGCCGAATTCCCTCGGTGCGCTTCTGGGATTTCGGGTTATAGATAGCGGTGACAAAATCCCCCTGTGCAGCCGCTACTAAGCGCTTTTCAATCACTGGCCAAGGGGTTAACAGGTCGCTTAAACTAATGGCACAAAAGTCATGCATTAGGGGCGCTCCCACCCGTGCAGCGGCCGCTTGTAGGGCGGTAATTCCGGGGAAGACTTGGACTCCGGGAACTTGGCCATCCCAACCTTGGTTTTGCAGTTCCTCTAAGACTAATCCGGCCATGCCATAAATGCCACAATCTCCGGAGGAGACCATGGCCACGGTTAACCCCCATTGGGCTAATTCTATGGCTCGTTCGGCCCGTTGGCGCTCTTGGGTGATGGGAAACTGTTCAATGATTTGACCGGGACGACGCAGGGGGGCGATCAGGTCTAAATATAACCCGTAGCCCAGAACAGAATCGGCTTGTATAACGGCGGCTTGGGCGGCTGGAGTCATCTGTTGCAGCGCTCCGGGCCCCATGCCTACTAACCACAGTTGACCGGTTCGGGCGGTATATTCTTGGGGAGATTGGGCGATCGCCACGGTAACCGCTCCAGATAAGTCCCGAAAGCGATAGATTTGCTTCGTCACCAACAGTTCAGAGACCCCGGCCGCAGTCAGGGCGGCGGCTTCGGCAACGCTGGGTGTACCCACCGTTTCGGCGACCAGCGCCGAGGGATTGGGCACAGAAACCCCCTTTAACTGCTCTGATGGGAAGGGGATCAAGGGCCAGCCTTTCGCCTCACACAGAGCCAATAACCCCGGCTCATCGGCCTTGCGATCCAGGGTGGCAATACCAGCGATCGCCCCTTCTGCCAGATGTGCAGCAGCCAGAACCTGCTCCAACGCTTGGGAAATCACCCGCTCATCGGTTCCCCGTTCGCACCCCATCCCCACCCACAACACCCTCGGATGCCATTGCACCTTGGGAAAGGTTCCCTTGGGGGTAAACTGGCGCTGGGTGGCGCTGATCCAAACCCTGGCTCCTGCGCTGCTAGAGTCGAGTTCAAATGCAAAGGGATGATCGTTGGGGAGATGTTCTTGCCACAGGGTTGATCCGGCATCTTGAATGACTTGTACAGAATGTTGTTGGGCGATCGCCGCGCTCACTCCTGTCCAGTCTCCGCTTCCTCGTCTCCATCCGAAGGGCAACCCCAAGGTATCGATCGCCGGTAAGTTGAGGCTATCACAAGCACCGGTAACGATCGGCGCTGCTCCCAATTGGGTCGCGACTAACCGCGTCAGGCGATCGGCTCCTCCCTGATGTCCCCCACAAACACTAATCACATGGTTTCCCGTTTCATCCACCACCACCACCGCCGGATCGGTGCTTTTATGGTTCAATAGGGGAGCAAT
The nucleotide sequence above comes from Roseofilum capinflatum BLCC-M114. Encoded proteins:
- the cobJ gene encoding precorrin-3B C(17)-methyltransferase, with translation MVQSGNVEVGSLVAIATTPRSAYRLFPLTESLGAELIVSPSCHTALKTGARGPSPLQEGQSYEVYPGSLSDYLPTLWSNHQGLIFGLAVGAVVRLIAPLLNHKSTDPAVVVVDETGNHVISVCGGHQGGADRLTRLVATQLGAAPIVTGACDSLNLPAIDTLGLPFGWRRGSGDWTGVSAAIAQQHSVQVIQDAGSTLWQEHLPNDHPFAFELDSSSAGARVWISATQRQFTPKGTFPKVQWHPRVLWVGMGCERGTDERVISQALEQVLAAAHLAEGAIAGIATLDRKADEPGLLALCEAKGWPLIPFPSEQLKGVSVPNPSALVAETVGTPSVAEAAALTAAGVSELLVTKQIYRFRDLSGAVTVAIAQSPQEYTARTGQLWLVGMGPGALQQMTPAAQAAVIQADSVLGYGLYLDLIAPLRRPGQIIEQFPITQERQRAERAIELAQWGLTVAMVSSGDCGIYGMAGLVLEELQNQGWDGQVPGVQVFPGITALQAAAARVGAPLMHDFCAISLSDLLTPWPVIEKRLVAAAQGDFVTAIYNPKSQKRTEGIRRSQDIFLQYRHPQTPVALVRCAYRENEQITLTTLEDFAQLDIDMLTTVLIGNPTTRTQGQWMITPRGYFPLR